The following are encoded in a window of Sinorhizobium sojae CCBAU 05684 genomic DNA:
- a CDS encoding carbohydrate ABC transporter permease: MATGVLEEYGTRQRLLNSDRLLAGALIAPAIIYIVALMGVPFVLSIYYSLSDVTTGGTDAPFVGLANFRALVGDPTFQQTLYNTFLLSGMTLLVVLVLGTIQAELLIRSFRGKWLVRFLILLPWTAPVSLSVIGWLWMFDSIFSPIDWSLREAGLLGHPGALLGPATNLYWLGSGGLPMASIILVNVWRILPLGTVIVLAGLNSIPREVEEQALIDGAGYFRRLFQITLPMMLPIFGIAVLFTFVFTFTDMVLVYILTRGGPANSTHVLTTLAFFTGVQGGSLGQGAAVALFMFPVLTALSAIVLLLIRRREV, from the coding sequence ATGGCGACAGGGGTTCTGGAGGAATACGGAACGCGGCAGCGGCTGCTCAACTCCGACAGGCTGCTCGCCGGCGCCCTCATCGCGCCCGCCATCATCTACATCGTGGCGCTGATGGGCGTGCCGTTTGTCCTTTCCATCTATTACAGCTTGAGCGACGTCACGACCGGCGGAACGGATGCCCCCTTCGTGGGGTTGGCGAATTTCCGCGCGTTGGTCGGCGATCCGACCTTTCAGCAGACGCTTTACAACACCTTCCTGCTGTCCGGCATGACGCTCCTGGTCGTGCTTGTGCTCGGCACGATCCAGGCGGAACTCCTGATAAGGTCGTTCCGCGGCAAGTGGCTGGTGCGGTTTCTCATTCTGCTGCCGTGGACAGCGCCGGTCTCGCTCAGCGTGATCGGGTGGCTGTGGATGTTCGATTCCATTTTCAGCCCCATCGACTGGTCTCTTCGCGAGGCGGGGCTGCTTGGGCATCCGGGGGCGTTGCTCGGCCCGGCCACCAATCTATACTGGCTCGGCAGCGGGGGGCTGCCCATGGCCTCCATTATCCTGGTGAATGTCTGGCGTATCCTGCCGCTCGGCACCGTGATCGTCCTCGCCGGCCTCAATTCCATCCCCCGGGAGGTCGAGGAACAGGCGCTCATCGACGGGGCGGGCTATTTCCGGCGCCTGTTTCAGATAACCTTGCCGATGATGCTGCCCATCTTCGGCATCGCCGTTCTCTTCACTTTCGTGTTCACCTTCACCGACATGGTGCTGGTCTACATTCTCACCCGCGGCGGCCCTGCCAATTCCACCCACGTGCTGACCACCCTCGCCTTCTTCACCGGCGTTCAGGGTGGCTCCCTGGGACAGGGCGCTGCGGTTGCGCTTTTCATGTTTCCGGTGCTGACGGCATTGTCGGCCATCGTCCTGCTGCTCATCCGCCGGCGGGAGGTTTGA
- a CDS encoding GntR family transcriptional regulator, with protein MNEVTSLERRPKGGPGPIRRTALHDTLVNHLRDMIIEGDLPPGTRLHEGQLGEQLGVSRTPLREAIKYLASEGLVELVPSRGAVVKRFSAKDVKDMLTVLQALEELAGRLACDAASDAGIAEVRALHDEMVQRYQAGDRLQYYKLNQQIHTAVAQLSGNAALADMHGVLQTRLKRIRFIGHEGPDKWAAAVAEHEEMIAALEARDQAKLSEVLGRHLVNAWERVRDSV; from the coding sequence ATGAACGAAGTCACATCACTGGAGCGACGGCCCAAAGGCGGGCCCGGCCCGATCCGGCGCACGGCGCTGCACGACACGCTGGTGAATCATCTGCGCGACATGATCATTGAGGGCGATTTGCCCCCGGGCACGCGCCTGCATGAGGGCCAACTCGGCGAGCAACTCGGCGTATCGCGCACGCCGCTTCGTGAGGCGATCAAATATCTGGCGAGCGAAGGTCTCGTCGAACTCGTCCCGAGCCGCGGCGCGGTCGTCAAGCGCTTCAGTGCCAAGGACGTGAAGGACATGCTGACTGTATTGCAGGCGCTCGAAGAGCTCGCCGGCAGGCTTGCCTGCGATGCGGCGAGCGATGCCGGAATAGCCGAGGTGCGGGCATTGCACGACGAAATGGTGCAGCGCTATCAGGCGGGAGACCGGCTGCAATACTACAAGCTCAACCAGCAGATCCACACCGCGGTCGCCCAGCTTTCCGGCAACGCCGCTCTCGCCGACATGCATGGCGTGTTGCAGACGCGGCTGAAGCGCATCCGCTTCATCGGCCATGAAGGTCCCGACAAATGGGCCGCCGCCGTCGCCGAGCACGAGGAAATGATCGCCGCGCTCGAAGCCCGCGACCAGGCCAAGCTGTCGGAAGTGCTGGGCCGGCATCTGGTGAACGCCTGGGAAAGGGTGCGCGACTCGGTGTAA
- a CDS encoding carbohydrate ABC transporter permease, protein MDVRAQSKRAGWRMGAHMGIGLFTLFSALPFYVMLITAFKRESDLYDPQNNPFWFTEPPTMANLDLLFGSTKFLTWLLNSFLVGALVVVITLVLVIPAAYSLARLAGRWGETLGIGIFLTYLVPPTLLFLPFAKVMAFLELQNSLWALVVAYPTFTVPFCTWLMLGFFKAIPRDIEEQAMVDGYGRLGAFVYAVLPLAVPGILTVVVFAFTLSTSEFIYALAFVQNSVQKTVSIGVPSELVRGDVFRWGSLLAGALIASIPVSILYTLFIDQFVAGLTALAK, encoded by the coding sequence ATGGATGTCCGGGCGCAATCGAAGCGGGCTGGTTGGCGTATGGGGGCCCATATGGGGATCGGGCTGTTCACGCTGTTCTCGGCACTTCCCTTCTATGTGATGCTGATCACCGCCTTCAAGCGCGAGTCGGACCTCTACGACCCGCAGAACAATCCGTTCTGGTTCACTGAGCCGCCGACCATGGCCAACCTCGATCTTCTGTTCGGCAGCACCAAGTTCCTGACCTGGCTCCTCAACTCTTTCCTGGTGGGCGCCCTCGTCGTCGTCATCACACTGGTTCTGGTTATTCCCGCCGCCTATAGCCTTGCTCGCCTCGCCGGCCGGTGGGGCGAAACGCTCGGCATAGGCATCTTCCTCACCTATCTGGTTCCGCCGACGCTCTTGTTCTTGCCGTTCGCCAAGGTGATGGCCTTCCTCGAGCTGCAAAATTCGCTATGGGCGCTGGTTGTGGCCTATCCGACCTTCACCGTGCCGTTTTGCACCTGGCTCATGCTCGGCTTCTTCAAGGCGATACCGAGGGACATCGAGGAGCAGGCCATGGTCGACGGATATGGCCGGCTCGGAGCGTTCGTCTATGCGGTTCTGCCGCTTGCCGTTCCGGGCATCCTCACGGTCGTCGTATTCGCCTTTACCCTGTCGACCAGCGAATTCATCTATGCGCTGGCCTTCGTGCAGAACTCGGTGCAGAAGACGGTGAGCATTGGCGTGCCCTCCGAACTGGTGAGGGGCGACGTGTTCCGTTGGGGATCGCTGCTCGCCGGCGCCTTGATCGCCAGTATCCCGGTTTCGATCCTTTATACGCTCTTCATAGACCAGTTCGTGGCCGGGCTTACCGCACTCGCCAAGTGA
- a CDS encoding ABC transporter substrate-binding protein: MCGTKHEQYHRGEARTGKDARITRRTFVAAGSALGVATAVAPWVITSARAQDKTLRILQWSHFVPSYDTWFDAFAKKWGEENGVQVSVDYINIADLAATTASEISAGSGHHLIELGPEAAQFEPSLIDMADINQEMASRYGKPFGVAERVSYNPVTKKHYAFCHGWTIDPGDYRKSLWEKAGMADGPVTWEDLLNVGAKIKDEQGVQVGIGLSQEIDSNMAARAVLWSFDTSLQDEDGTIVLDQGENLKRTIDAVKYMKSLYDRALTPEVFSWNAASNNQALIAGRASYILNSISAYRSAQEARPDIAKDIFFTPALKGPGGTGWGNVHVLYNYVIPAFAGDSADTAKQFIAHLVANYDEAMYQSKLYNSPSFPEAPIASGQRSYPAVSEAKSLNDLTEAWFENDPFKLEDEAEGKLRVLKSAAEWTTNLGHPGYANPAIGEVFSTFVIPNMMANVARGQIAPEEAVKDAAAQIRKVFEAWRKRGLVQGG, from the coding sequence ATGTGTGGAACAAAACATGAACAATATCACCGCGGGGAAGCCCGCACGGGCAAGGACGCTCGCATCACCAGAAGGACCTTTGTCGCGGCTGGCAGCGCGCTCGGCGTAGCCACGGCGGTCGCCCCTTGGGTCATCACGAGCGCCAGGGCCCAAGACAAGACTCTCAGGATTCTGCAATGGAGCCATTTCGTACCCTCGTACGACACCTGGTTCGATGCTTTTGCCAAGAAATGGGGGGAAGAGAACGGCGTTCAGGTGAGCGTGGATTACATCAACATCGCCGATCTTGCCGCGACGACCGCCTCGGAGATTTCGGCCGGCTCCGGCCACCACCTGATCGAACTGGGGCCGGAGGCCGCCCAGTTCGAGCCGAGCCTGATCGACATGGCGGACATCAACCAGGAGATGGCCAGCAGATACGGCAAGCCTTTCGGCGTTGCCGAGCGGGTGAGCTACAACCCGGTGACGAAGAAGCACTACGCCTTCTGTCACGGATGGACGATCGATCCCGGCGATTACCGGAAATCACTCTGGGAGAAGGCGGGCATGGCCGACGGACCGGTAACCTGGGAAGACCTCTTGAATGTCGGAGCGAAGATCAAGGACGAGCAGGGCGTGCAAGTGGGCATCGGGCTGTCGCAGGAAATCGATTCCAACATGGCCGCACGCGCCGTGCTGTGGTCTTTCGATACGTCGCTGCAGGACGAGGACGGCACTATCGTTCTCGACCAGGGTGAGAACCTGAAGCGGACCATCGATGCCGTGAAATATATGAAGTCCCTTTACGACAGGGCCCTGACGCCCGAGGTATTCTCGTGGAATGCGGCCTCCAACAACCAGGCGCTGATTGCCGGCCGCGCCTCCTACATTCTGAACTCGATATCGGCCTACCGCTCGGCCCAGGAAGCTCGGCCCGACATCGCCAAGGACATCTTCTTCACACCGGCTCTGAAGGGACCCGGCGGCACTGGCTGGGGCAATGTCCACGTCCTGTACAACTATGTGATTCCCGCCTTCGCCGGGGACAGTGCCGACACGGCCAAGCAGTTCATCGCACACCTGGTCGCGAACTACGACGAGGCCATGTACCAGAGCAAGCTCTACAATTCGCCGAGCTTCCCGGAAGCGCCGATCGCGAGCGGCCAGCGCAGCTATCCTGCGGTGTCCGAAGCGAAGTCCCTGAACGACCTCACCGAGGCGTGGTTCGAGAATGATCCCTTCAAGCTGGAGGACGAGGCCGAAGGCAAGCTCAGGGTGCTGAAATCCGCTGCCGAGTGGACGACCAATCTAGGCCATCCCGGCTACGCCAATCCGGCCATCGGCGAGGTCTTCAGTACCTTCGTGATCCCCAACATGATGGCGAATGTTGCGCGCGGGCAAATCGCGCCGGAAGAGGCGGTCAAGGATGCGGCGGCCCAGATCCGCAAGGTCTTCGAGGCCTGGCGTAAGCGCGGACTGGTCCAGGGCGGCTGA
- a CDS encoding ABC transporter ATP-binding protein: MATLETRDLHTYFGQVRAVDGVDLDVKDGEFIVLLGASGSGKTTLMRTIAGLERPTSGEVYIGGRLANRLPPKTRNIAMVFQSYALYPHKTAYRNIAFPLQALRMPTDKIRSRVSWAANLLSIGHLLDRKPRALSGGERQRVALARALVREPAIFLMDEPLSNLDAKLRHSARRELKRLHRETGVTTIYVTHDQVEAMGLGERVAVMNAGRIEQIGAPLDIYRNPVNTFVAQFMGSPPMNLVLRNGTLIGFHAEDFFPRGRGPGSGDMEQLTFRVVQVEELGSEVLVYGYVAEDEREPPPEVLATLPTALVSGYIAEGAEYPFEVPHRAIRRFDPATGLRED, translated from the coding sequence GTGGCTACTCTCGAGACGCGCGACCTTCATACCTACTTCGGCCAGGTCAGGGCGGTGGACGGCGTCGATCTCGACGTGAAAGACGGCGAGTTCATCGTCCTGCTTGGCGCATCCGGTTCCGGCAAGACCACCTTGATGCGGACGATCGCGGGCCTGGAAAGGCCCACATCGGGCGAGGTCTATATAGGCGGGCGGCTTGCGAACCGCCTGCCTCCAAAGACCCGCAACATTGCCATGGTCTTTCAGAGTTATGCCCTCTACCCCCACAAGACGGCATACAGGAACATCGCCTTCCCGCTGCAGGCTTTGCGCATGCCGACGGACAAAATCCGCTCCCGCGTGTCCTGGGCGGCCAATCTTTTGAGCATCGGCCATCTTTTGGATCGGAAGCCGCGGGCACTCTCCGGAGGCGAGCGCCAGCGGGTCGCTCTGGCACGGGCGCTGGTGCGAGAGCCGGCGATCTTTCTGATGGACGAACCGCTGTCCAATCTCGACGCCAAGCTGCGTCATTCTGCACGCCGGGAACTGAAGCGCCTGCACAGGGAGACGGGCGTGACCACCATCTACGTCACCCACGACCAGGTGGAGGCCATGGGTCTCGGTGAGCGGGTGGCGGTGATGAATGCCGGCCGTATCGAGCAGATCGGCGCGCCGCTCGATATCTACCGCAACCCCGTCAACACGTTCGTGGCTCAATTCATGGGGTCACCGCCTATGAATCTCGTTCTGCGCAACGGAACGCTGATCGGTTTCCATGCGGAAGACTTTTTCCCGCGCGGCCGGGGGCCGGGTTCGGGAGACATGGAGCAGCTGACATTCCGCGTTGTCCAGGTCGAGGAGCTCGGTAGCGAAGTCCTGGTGTATGGCTACGTCGCCGAGGACGAGAGAGAGCCGCCGCCGGAGGTGCTCGCGACGTTGCCGACGGCGCTGGTGAGTGGCTATATCGCGGAAGGAGCCGAATACCCCTTTGAGGTTCCGCACCGAGCCATACGCCGCTTCGATCCGGCAACGGGTCTGAGAGAGGACTGA